Genomic DNA from Thiosocius teredinicola:
CTGGCCTCTGTGCAGGCCCAGATAGCGCCGATGACGGCGGAAAATCGACCGGCGTTGTTGCGCGCGATTGACGGTCTGACCTTCAGTTCGCCGCATTCCAACGTCGGCGCCGGGCTCGAGCGCGCCCTGTACGAGTTGGATGCACGCGGCGATGCCACCGCGCCACGGTCGGTGGTTCTGGTGCAGGCAGGCACGATCACCACGGGTGACGCCGAGCAGGACGAGTCATTCAAGCGTTGGGCAGGTGTGGTCCTGGCCGGTCACGCGAAAGAACAGGCAATTCCGGTGTTCGCGCTGACTATCGGTGAGCAGGCTGATCAGGCCCTGGTCAAGCGAATTGCTGCCAATACCTTCGGCGCACACTTCCATGCCGATGACGCGGCGCAGGCCGGCACCAAATTGACCGCCTTGAGCCAACGTCTGGTCGGTCAGCTCGACATGACACGGCGCATGATGATCGCTGAAGCGGAACAGGCCGACGAGGATGCGGTCAGCGTAGATCGCGACAACGCAAGCAAGGAGGCTGCGCCTGCCGCGCGCAAGACGGCCCATACCCCGGCGGTCAACGATGAATCGGTGATTGCCAAGATCAATGAAATCACTGAAACACAGGCACCGGCTGCGGGAACCGCGGTTGCGAGTGCAGAGGTGACTGCCGATCCACTGAAGAATGCCAACTTTCTGTTTGAGCGTGCCAAACAAGCAACCGCTGCAAGCGAAACCACGGCTCCGGCCACGCCGGGCGGTGTAGACCTCGCGGATGAGGCGGCGCCTGCTCACGACGGGCAGATGATGAAATTGGCGGCCATTGCCATTCTTGCGAGTGGCATCGCAGGGGTCATCGTCTTCCTGTTGAAAGGGCGCCTGCCGGTGCTGTTCGCCAAGCGCGCGGCGGTCGACGAGACCCGTGAGCCGGGCGTTTACCTGCGCGATATCCACGGCGTTACCGGCCAGATCGATTACCCGATCACCGAGAGACTGGTGAGAGTGTCGCGCACTGAAGGCCGCAACAGCCCGAATGTTGTCTGTGTGACGATTGCCGACGATGTCATCAGCCGTGAGCATGCGTTCATCGAATACGTCGATGGGGTCTACTGGGTCATCGATCCGGGCAGCAACAACGGTACCTTCGTCAACGAAAAACGCATCCAGGGCAAACGCAAACTCAAGGCCGGAGATCGCCTGCGTTTTGCGGTATACGAGTTTTCGTTCGACATCGTTACCGAACGGGCGCGCTCCAACGTGCCGATATCGCGGACGACCGAATCCACCCAGTTGGCCGCCGCGCCGGTATCCACCGCCGGCGAAACTCAGGTGCAGAGTTCACTGCCTGACGCCGCACCGGCAGAGACCGTGCGCGTATCAACCGGAAACCAAGCGGCTATTGATAAGACTGAGGTTCGCTCGGCCGGGTAGCCCTTGACGGCCTGGGGGTTCCGCGAGAAGGAACTGGAGGGCTAAAAATGTTAGCTATGGGCAGACGAACTTTCCCAACAGTCTGGTCATGTCCATCAATAATTGCAGTGCCTAGCCCGACAATGCGGCGCAAACCCGCTTGCAAGCGTAATTCGCCGTGTTGGCCCGGTGTTTGCTGCTTTCAGTAGGCTAGATGTGCCGCAGCATAATTGCCGTGCTTGGAAACGTTCCTACGGTAGGCGGGGTGGACTTACATTGTCCGCATCGAAGAAGCGGCCAATAATTGCGGCGTACGCCATGCAAAAGAGCGGTACCCGCTTTGGGTGAACAATTGAGGTCGGCGCCGTAGCGCCAGCCCGTCAGGAGTAAAGCCTGCGAGCCAATGCAGGCAGAGAGGTGATAAGACAATGATGCCGACAAACACAAGATCGACCCTCAGGCGACTGTTGTTGGCCACGGGGTCGGCTGCTGCAATCGTACTTGCTGGGTGCCAATCCAATGGACAACGTACCGATCTCGCGCCAGGCGCCAAAGTTGGCAATGCAGATGACCTGTTGGTTGTCGATTGTCTGCTACCGGGCCAGATCCGCAAGCTCGGGTCCAACCTCACGTTCGTCGCGCCACGCAAGGCAATCAAGACCAGCGGCACCGATTGCGAAATTCGCGGTGGTGAATACGTCGCCTATGATCGTGCCGACTACCGTACCGCTCTGAGAATCTGGTTGCCTGCAGCGAAAGAGGGCGACGCCGATGCCCAGGTCTATGTGGGTGAGATCTACGAAAAGGGATTGGGACTGGAGGCCGATTACCAGACGGCGATGGCCTGGTATCGCAAGGCAGCGGAGCAAGGCAATACGCGCGCACTCATCAATCTCGGTTACCTGTATGAAAGCGGGCTTGGAGTGGAGCGCAATCTCACTGAAGCCATGAATTGGTATCGCAAGGCGTCCGGTCTCAACGATGGTCAACTCGAGTTCGTATCGTCAGTTGAGATGGCCAACCGCAAAGCGGTGAAGGCCGAGCACGCCAGTTTGAAGCAGGAGGTCGGAAAACTTCGCGGCCAACTGAAGACCGCCGAAAATCGGCTCGCCAGCAGTCGACGCTCGTTGGCGGCCAAAGAGCAGCGTGTGCAGGCGTTGCGTAAGGTGGCCAAAAACAACTCGGCGAGCACCCCCAAAGCGACTCCGGTTGTGGTACGTGACGAGCAATTGGTCAAACAGCTCGAAAGTGCACAGGAAGACCGACGCCGCCTTCTCGCGCAGTTGGCCGATACGCAGGCAGACAGCGAGAAGATGCGCGCCTCGTTGACCGAGCAGGAAGCCGAGCTGCAGGAAAAGAAACGCGAACTGCAGATCGCTCAACGTGATCTTGATATCACCCGACAAAAGCTATTGAAGGCGCAAACTGAAGGGAGCGCCGCTACGTCTATCGATACCGACGAGCTGCAGCAGCGCTATGAGAAGACCTCCACGCAGCTTGCCAGCGACCGTCAAGAACTTACCCGACTGACCAAGCGCCTGGCCAACACCCAACTCGAGAAATCGCAGTTGCTGAACGATCTGAACGCGCGCGAAGCCGAGTATGCCCGTACCCAGGAAAAGCTCGCTTCGCTGCTTGAAGGTCAGGGTGAGTATGAAGAGATGCGTGTGCTGTTGGCCGAATCGCAGCAGGAACGTCTGCGCCTCACCAGTCAGTTGGCCGAGGTACAGATAGAGTCGGCGCAGTTGCGCCAGCGCGTGCCGCAGGTCGAGGCCGAACTCGAAGCGCGTAAGAGTGAACTGGCGACCAGCCGGGCCGCCGTCGATCAGTTACGCACGACCTTGAACCAGCTACGCAGCGCACAACGCAGCAGCGACAGTGACGAGATCGGTGCATTGGCTGCGGCGTTGCAACAGAAAGAAGAATCGCTTGCTGACACCCAGCAACAGGTATCGGCGCTCGAGCAGGAACTGTCGCAGCAGCGCGGGCAATCGTCGCGTGCACTGGCCGATGCACAACAGCGCGAGCAGGACTACAAACAGCAAGTCGCGCAGCGCGAAAAGACCATACAGGATCTGAAAGCCAAGTTGGCGCCGGCGCTGAGTCAGTCTTCCGAGTTGAAAAATGTCCGCACGCAACTCGACAAGGCCGATGCGCAGCGTCTGTCTCTGACCAAGCAGCTTGCTGAACAGAACGTGGCGTATGCCGATCTGCAGGAGCAGTTGGCAACCGCCCAAAAGGTTGCTGCAACGCGCGACCGTGATCTGGCGAAAAGCCGGGAAACGATCACCTTGCTGCAAACTCAGTTGAGCGAAAGCGAGGCTTCGTTGGCATCGAGTTCCACTGCAATCGAAGGTCTTAAGAAACGCCTCGCGCAGAAGTCACAAGAGCTCGAGGACCGGCGTCGTGAGGTTGAGCAGCTGGAGGCTGAACAGCAGCGCAACGAGCAGGCAATGCAACGCCAGTTGGTCGATGCGCAGCAAAACCAGTCGACTCTGTCGGAATCAGTCGAAAGCCAGCAGAGCAAGATCAAGCAGCTCGAGTCCCGCCTGACGGTGATGCAGGATTCGCTC
This window encodes:
- a CDS encoding FHA domain-containing protein, coding for MALLLATAPVAFADESSPDRYDLVILVDNSSTAASAGLSDTVIETLKTYVGNLPDTSWVGLIAFDDLASVQAQIAPMTAENRPALLRAIDGLTFSSPHSNVGAGLERALYELDARGDATAPRSVVLVQAGTITTGDAEQDESFKRWAGVVLAGHAKEQAIPVFALTIGEQADQALVKRIAANTFGAHFHADDAAQAGTKLTALSQRLVGQLDMTRRMMIAEAEQADEDAVSVDRDNASKEAAPAARKTAHTPAVNDESVIAKINEITETQAPAAGTAVASAEVTADPLKNANFLFERAKQATAASETTAPATPGGVDLADEAAPAHDGQMMKLAAIAILASGIAGVIVFLLKGRLPVLFAKRAAVDETREPGVYLRDIHGVTGQIDYPITERLVRVSRTEGRNSPNVVCVTIADDVISREHAFIEYVDGVYWVIDPGSNNGTFVNEKRIQGKRKLKAGDRLRFAVYEFSFDIVTERARSNVPISRTTESTQLAAAPVSTAGETQVQSSLPDAAPAETVRVSTGNQAAIDKTEVRSAG
- a CDS encoding caspase family protein — translated: MMPTNTRSTLRRLLLATGSAAAIVLAGCQSNGQRTDLAPGAKVGNADDLLVVDCLLPGQIRKLGSNLTFVAPRKAIKTSGTDCEIRGGEYVAYDRADYRTALRIWLPAAKEGDADAQVYVGEIYEKGLGLEADYQTAMAWYRKAAEQGNTRALINLGYLYESGLGVERNLTEAMNWYRKASGLNDGQLEFVSSVEMANRKAVKAEHASLKQEVGKLRGQLKTAENRLASSRRSLAAKEQRVQALRKVAKNNSASTPKATPVVVRDEQLVKQLESAQEDRRRLLAQLADTQADSEKMRASLTEQEAELQEKKRELQIAQRDLDITRQKLLKAQTEGSAATSIDTDELQQRYEKTSTQLASDRQELTRLTKRLANTQLEKSQLLNDLNAREAEYARTQEKLASLLEGQGEYEEMRVLLAESQQERLRLTSQLAEVQIESAQLRQRVPQVEAELEARKSELATSRAAVDQLRTTLNQLRSAQRSSDSDEIGALAAALQQKEESLADTQQQVSALEQELSQQRGQSSRALADAQQREQDYKQQVAQREKTIQDLKAKLAPALSQSSELKNVRTQLDKADAQRLSLTKQLAEQNVAYADLQEQLATAQKVAATRDRDLAKSRETITLLQTQLSESEASLASSSTAIEGLKKRLAQKSQELEDRRREVEQLEAEQQRNEQAMQRQLVDAQQNQSTLSESVESQQSKIKQLESRLTVMQDSLEASESKNAQLDVVESQLETEQAKVVQREKEIQRLLTKISAAEQAISGPKSTSVVTTSTDGPTIEIIEPPLAVTRGAPSVLLRSPTKSVDVVGRVSPEKGLVTFKINDRSRTLSGNGLFRESLSLQGTRTPVNIVAVDELGNRTALDFYVIPPSAKKAKESSGSTGGATPPSGGDKVDFGRYHALVIGNQEYTKMQKLKTPENDARELASVLESKYGFETTLLLNATRYQILSALNNLRATLTEKDNLLIFYAGHGELDNVNLRGHWLPVDAEPDSSANWISNVAVTDILNAMSAKHVLVIADSCYSGAMTRSSVARLETGMSKQKKDQWYEIMAGARARAVLTSGGLQPVLDSGGGDHSIFTAALLDVLRNNDGILEGYSLYRKLQSRVKNQAARLNVEQDPQYAPIKFAGHEAGEFFFLPRRGVLGVLDQHETRVAAAK